The following is a genomic window from Nymphaea colorata isolate Beijing-Zhang1983 chromosome 3, ASM883128v2, whole genome shotgun sequence.
TCATCCCCAATTTAATGAAagattttccttttgaatttaACCTTAGATCATGATTCCTTTTGATGTTCTGCCACTACGAATGTCTCATCAAGTTATCACCAACTTTTGGACATGAGGGCTCCTATATGATGAATGAACAAATGGTTAAAGAAAAGCTAGAATCCTCCATGAGTTCATTTCCTATGCTTCAAAGGATGTGCACATTATTGTTTGGATAGGCTTCTTTCTCCAGCATTCTTAGAACTAAGAATCAGCAATGCCCATATAGACTACTTGAACATCTTCTCCCGACCTATGGCATGGCATGATCTTACCATGCCATCATGCATTTACACCCCCACCACCCTCCCCCCAACCcacacaaaaacacattttttggcaataaaagtCAGAACCCATGCCCAGCATCTTAGGGTAACACAGGCTGAGCACATCAACGCTTTGACATATTCGATAAAGTATAAACAATGAACCACCTGGATGAATATGAACCTCTGGAATAGTTTGATACTTGTCAAGCTCTTTGATATTTCATAAGAAATGGGtaagaaaaaacaagcaaatagAAATGAAGATACAATGGCCTAATCCTTACGATGGccattctagagagagagaggagagagaaatagcAGCGAGCTCTCTATCATTGTCATGGTCAAGTACCAAGACACACCTTTGTTACATGTCTTGCAAAATACATTGGATGAACCCAGTGCATAGAATCTGGATATCCCCAATCAGTTGAAGATGCTGGCGTATTTACCTCATCACTCTGTAAGGAGAACAGGCAGATAAGTAAGACTTCTTAAAATCAATTAAGATCCTGCAgtgtaaagagaaaaaagcagCTTGCAGACCTCCTCATGATCATCATCCTCGAAATATATTTCATCACCACTGCCAATGTCTGGTGATTCGTAAGCATCATCATTCAATCCCTTGTTAGCTTTATAAATTGGAATGTCCAATCCAATTAAAACGTTCTGATCAAACACACATAAAGAACATAAGCATATTATGTTTCCTTGGACAGTAAATAGCAGCTCCCGAAAACAGATGAGCTCCTTACCACAGGATTGCTAGCTTCACGATCTTGCATGATGTTTTCATaatcataaatttcaaaatacatATCtgcaaacaaaaagaagagtTGCTAGTAACACTTCTATTTGAGTGCATGTGCACAGAGGTATGCATGTAGCTATTTCAACGTGAATGTATTCATGCATATTTTGTACCAGACCTCCATAAGCATCAATGGCATACTGATATTCAAACCATGAGGCATGACCATGTGGCTCACGGTGTACTATGCCTGGGAATACCAACAAAGCCCTGTTATTGGCCTGCAATATATTTACAATCATACGTGAATGATTACATAGAATGAGATTTTACTAGCTTGTAGTATGAAAACTAAATCTAAACATCTGGAATCGAGTTTGCATATTGACCTCAGCAACAGTCCTAGCTATTTCAGCATCTGTGAGCATCTTGTCCTTTCTCTTGCGCTCTTTCACGTCTTCAAGTGGGTGGTAGCCCATATTTCCCCCACAGTTGGAGGAATCAGGTATGGAATCTGAATAATCTGCAGCAACCCATACTTTTGAAAGACAAACATCATGTTCTATTGACGAGATGAAAGAGAAGGATCCACCATATAATGGATTTTTGCATCTGAAGCTGCATAAGAAAAAATCTTTGGTTAACACATATAAGCTATCTAAAATAAGCAGTATTTTGTTGGCGGAATGCAGCATCTGGTTATGAAAAGAGAACATAAAATTTACCAGACAACCTCATCCCATAAGTTTCTTGACTGAATGCATTATGAAAAAACCCTAATGAGAGTTTCAACTGAATGCTTTGAAAGGGAAGgtgtaaatgagaaaagaaggaaggtAAACCTCCAATTTTTCAATCTCTAGCCATCAATTTTAAGTACTTAATTAGTTTTAAGGACAGAGTTGTTAAAAAACTTAGACAAGACAAAAGGCCATTTCTAGTTTCCAAGATAGACAGGACCCAGAACTATAATCAGCTTGAAAAACTGATCTGAGTAATGtaagaaattaaaaagtaaCTAGTTAAACCTATCCGTGATTATCACGGTTTATTCACAACGTCCCTAACTTACTTGTTGAAAAATGACTGCTTAAAAGAATGATTCTAAGCTCTAGTACAATCCACATGTGTTACTCTCTGGAGCCTTCAGTCAAACAAATCTGCAAAAGCAGGGTCTCACAACGTACCGACTACACTTCATCATGTAGAAAAATTCAGACAAAGCCCGTAAGATCGTCAAAAACCAGTTATTAAATCGAAACATTGAAGGGAATGCGACGGGTGCTTAGAACCACACTCCGAAAAGCAAGTGCCACGGTCAAAATGTCACCATGGAAAGATAACGACCAACACAACTAACTATGTACCTTAAGCTACAGTGGTCATAAATCCTTCTGTTGTTTCCAATAATGTTTCTCTGGCTTTCGCAAGGACTTCTGATCCAAGCACTTACCGATCTAGCCGCCATTGGACAGCATTTATCGTGTGAGAGCAGTAATTGGAGCTACTTCCACCTAAAGTAcaataaaaaagcaaaagaattgaCTACCAAGAAACTTCAAACATGTTCAGACAGAAGAGtgtaaaagcaagaaaagaagaaaatgaggggAGTGCAAAAACCCGCTAAAGAAATAAGACTTTTTGTTCCTTAGCAAAATTATGGAAGATGGGCCTTCAAGAAACTTGGAAAGCCACCATGAGAATGCCGAAAACCTCGACGATCAAAAGTCCAAGATATGATCGCAAAGGCAGAACGATGAGTAGATTACGAAAACAAGTTGATGTTTTCTCTAGCCACCAATTTAAAACGCTATCTGGCTATGAACCAATCAATAAGGAGGAAAAGCCAATTTTCAGAAGGGTGgaagagaacaaaaaagaatCTTTCAAGAACAGCATCATTACCCCACCCACTTTTTGCTCAACTGGGTATCGCTTCAATTTGCCTTCTATATAACGTGATCTCCTCTCAATCACCAAGAGAAAACGATGAGGGCGCAAAATTTGTGCAGAGGCCAGCCGCGGTGCAAGACCACGATCACAATGAATCGgtaattgagagagagagaggggggaaaaaaaaaactgcgaGAAAATGTCGCGCGCCGGGAACACCGTAAACGGAGGACCTAAAGAGAGTCGGATATTCGGTTCCCCTCCGGATCTCGGCATACGGTTCAATACTACAATTTCGAAAAGCCGCCTTAAACGATAATTTCACAATATATCGAAAAAGGTTATGGTTTCGTTTTGCcatgagtctctctctctctctcactatatatatatatatatatatatatatatatatatatatatatatatatatatatatatatatatatatatatatatatatatatatatatatatatctaaaaaaaCCAACGAGAAAAAGAtattatgataaaaatatatatcatcttTTTCTCAAACCCTTATTTACCCAAACTAGATAGGAATCACATGGGTCATTGATTTCAAGAGATTGAATGGTAgatataattgaaaaaaaataaaaaccaagttgtatttttaagaaacaagttgcccaataaaaaataatacataaacTTGCCTACAAAGTTTTTTCTCCATTACACCTCTCCTTAAACCACATATTCCATGGTTACTGAGGGGGCGTTTGATATaccaattttagaatcacaatGTTCAATTAAATGTAATTATTAGACAAACAAAgtattttgtttccaaaattatGAAACTTTAACATAGAATTTTGATTCCGTTTCAGTTTAAAGATGAAtcatgattctagaattttcattcttgaatcaaaatttcaaaccatcaaaagCGCCCCAAATGCATGTTAGTTAGTATGTTGATTGATCATGTTGACACAAAAGGGATGCCCACACAACTCGAATTAGTGATCTGCTGCCTATACTTGCTGGGTCGCCAAGTCGGCACCTCACTTGTCGGACTGACCTAATAATTTCTTGTTTCTAGGCTTGAGTCGGGCCAAGTACCGGGTACTATTGGCGGCAGAACGGCTCAGTGCCTAAGCTCAGAATCAAATATGTGACCCGAAAGAAAAGTGGTTGCCGACGACTCGTATCAAACGGAGTTTTTATCCACTTCAGGTCCATCGGTGGACCTGATCCAAGACGAATGGATCCAAAAGGCAGTCTGGGTTGGAGGGAAAGTGAGCCCGCTACATGCATGACCCACATAATCTGGACGCAACACGTAATGGATCCTCCAATTAAAAGATTGGATCTACCGGAGATTTCATGATTGGGACCCACCCTCTCACCTGCGGAAATGGATTCCAGGTTCTAGGAATCGCTTGGCCGGCGGCACGTGATATGCACGTGCATGGCAGGATCCAAAAAGGCACAGCGGGTCTGGATACTAATGACTGATCCGAAATGTGAATAGGAATTTTAAGCAGCAATATCACGCCAAACGTGCTACGCTTCTTAGATTTCTTATCGACGGAtcactttctttcctttttaaagcTTGTACTGTTAAGGCCATGGGAAGCTAATTTGAGATTGGatctgatttcaaattttttgtatatttagaATTTCATATCTCTATGGATCCCGTGGAATCATGTATATTTCAGGTCCCTAATGACCATCACGTAACTTACCTGATGGGTTTTAAGAATGTGACATATAGAACCCTGTTGAGTAAACAAAGATGAGTAGTTCATTCTACTGTTCAACTAGAAGGCAGAAGCCCTCACCATTTCCTTCATCCTTCAGGACACTAAACTTACTTGTGATTTCTTAGGGCGACGTCCATGCAATGTTTCAATTTGTATATCGTTGTCCTCTTTTTTACAACACAAGAAGTTGATGTCCggaaaatttaaaacataaactGGCTGTCTATCTTGCCACGTGGGTTGTACCAACCCCTCAAAAATGTGTCTTACAATACTGAATTCTAAACAATCATATTAGGAATTGGGTCCAGTACAACAATAAAAGCGACATAGTTGTGCCTGACAAACATAGATGAG
Proteins encoded in this region:
- the LOC116250746 gene encoding uncharacterized protein At3g49140-like isoform X1 produces the protein MAARSVSAWIRSPCESQRNIIGNNRRIYDHCSLSFRCKNPLYGGSFSFISSIEHDVCLSKVWVAADYSDSIPDSSNCGGNMGYHPLEDVKERKRKDKMLTDAEIARTVAEANNRALLVFPGIVHREPHGHASWFEYQYAIDAYGDMYFEIYDYENIMQDREASNPVNVLIGLDIPIYKANKGLNDDAYESPDIGSGDEIYFEDDDHEESDEVNTPASSTDWGYPDSMHWVHPMYFARHVTKAVDSKYRDMMDHPSNGISILGLLRPALLDEEYYLRRYFYGEEGDDHSSDWKDESDKELEQVTSTSDLIDGDFLRLNMKDSGSQFSSTLYKLEIVNIQLFNVYGNQRGVSLQDFQEAEPDILVHSASAIIDHFSEYGMNCTAALRTLCRKKKGLKVEGANIIGVDSLGLDVRVYSGVETKTLRFPFNTPATSESSAEKKIQRMLFPRHHRKNSKPPNDAYEDADSF
- the LOC116250746 gene encoding uncharacterized protein At3g49140-like isoform X2, with the translated sequence MAARSVSAWIRSPCESQRNIIGNNRRIYDHCSLSFRCKNPLYGGSFSFISSIEHDVCLSKVWVAADYSDSIPDSSNCGGNMGYHPLEDVKERKRKDKMLTDAEIARTVAEANNRALLVFPGIVHREPHGHASWFEYQYAIDAYGDMYFEIYDYENIMQDREASNPVNVLIGLDIPIYKANKGLNDDAYESPDIGSGDEIYFEDDDHEESDEVNTPASSTDWGYPDSMHWVHPMYFARHVTKAVDSKYRDMMDHPSNGISILGLLRPALLDEEYYLRRYFYGEEGDDHSSDWKDESDKELEQVTSTSDLIDGDFLRLNMKDSGSQFSSTLYKLEIVNIQLFNVYGNQRGVSLQDFQEAEPDILVHSASAIIDHFSEYGMNCTAALRTLCRKKKGLKVEATSESSAEKKIQRMLFPRHHRKNSKPPNDAYEDADSF